The following nucleotide sequence is from uncultured Draconibacterium sp..
TCTTCCGAATACCGGAAACTTACATTTTTAAACTCAATTTCCTGCAAAGCAATCGCTTCGGGAACTGTTTCAGCAGATTCTGCCGCAGGATCTTCTACCTGCTGCTCAAACAGTTCACTAATATGTTCAAGTGCCGACATTGCCCGCTGAATAGTTGAAATTTGCTGGGCAAACTGTTTTACAGGAATAAAAAGGCGCTCCAGAGTAGTTACAAATACAATCAGAATTCCGAGTGTATAACCGTAATCCCAAATTTGAATAGCACCGTACCAAATCACCAATGCCGTAGCAACAGAGGTAATTCCTTCCACAATCGAATACAGAAAAGAATCGTAAACATTCGATTTATTTTGTGCGTCGCAAAATTCTTTATTCAGATTGTCGTATTTATTCAGCACCTTATCTTCAGCAGCAAAAAGCTGAACCGTTTTCATTCCGGTTAATGCTTCCTGCAAATAAGCAGCCGATTTTGCCAAACTGGTACGTGAAGTATTGTATGCTTTCCTAATCTTTTTCCGCAGAAAGTTTATCACCAGAATAATTACCGGAACCACCAGTAACAACACCAGTGTAAGGCGCCAGTTGATGTAAAACAAATACCCCACTAAGGCCAGCGTTTTTATACTGTCGGCCAGTAAACCAAGTACTCCGGCAGCAAACGAATCCGAAACCGATTCCATATCGCTGGTAAGGCGCGACAAGGTTACACCAATTGGTTTTTTATCAAAATAACTCAACGGAAAACGCAAGGATTTTCCGAATAAACGTCTCCGGAGATCAACAACTGCCAATCCTCCAGCTTTTGAAAAAGAGTAACTGTAAACACCGTCGAACAGTATATTTAGAATCAAGGCTACGGCCAAAAAAATGGTTTGCCTGATCAAGCCATCCACATTGCCCGGCACGATGTAATTGTCAATTATATCTTCAATCAGCCAAAGAAATAAAATACCCGCCCCGGTGGTAACAGGAATGGAAGCAAGACTCAGGAAAAACCACTTTTTATGCGGTTTAAAATAGCCGGCAAACTTTCGGAACAACTTCCAGTCTACATTTTTGATAATATTGTTTTTGCCTGTGCTCATTACACCTTCTCCTTTTTTGTTTCACCTTCCTGCTGCAATTTCGAGATGTCGCGGTAAAAGTCAGATTGTTTCAACAATTCCTGATGATTTCCAATAGCCGCCATTTTCCCATCTTCCAGTACAATGGTAAAATCGGTTTTCTCCAGCACACTAACGCGGTTAGAAATAACTACCAGACTTTTTACCGCATGGTTTTCCACAATTTGTTTGATCAGAAAGCGCTCGGTATCTGTGTCGACAGCCGAAAACACATCATCGAGAATCAACAATTGACCTTGCGTGTAAAGTGCCCGTGCCAGGCTAATGCGTTGTTTTTGTCCTCCCGAAAGCATAATTCCTTTTTCGCCCACCATTGTTTTTCCTTTCTTCGGAAAACGCAACAGTTCGTCGGCAAAAGCACTTTTGTAAATTACATCATCAAAACGTTTCTCGTCAATCGTTTTGTCAGAGGTTAAACCGATGTTGTTTTCAATCGAATCGGAAAACAGAAAAACTTCCTGACTAACTGTATTTACAACAGAACGAATGTCTTCACTTCTTATCGAATCGGCATCAACATCTCCATAAAAGATCTGACCTTCTCCAGGGCGTAAATAGCCATTTAAACACTGAATTAATGTGGTTTTACCCGATCCTACTTTTCCGGTTATGCCAACAATCTGGCCGGGCTTAATCGAAAATGAAATATCTTTCAATACCGGTTTATCACCGTTGTGGTAAGTATAATTCAGGTTTCTTACGTGAATTCCATCTTTAAAAAGTTCTTGCTTTTTCGTTTCGGGCAGCGTCTTCCGTTCATCATCTATTCCTTCTCTGTCCATAATGGTTTGAATACTGCTGATTCCCACAAATCCTTGCTGAAAAACGGTGAGTACCCATCCCAATCCCATAATCGGATGGGCCAGCAGCGCGGCATACGCAATGTATTCTGTCAACTGCCCAATGGTAAATTTGCCGTTGATAACATACATACCACCAACAAAAAAGATGATGATCTTTAAAATCTGTCCGAGGTTGCCAAGCAAGGGAATTACAAAGGAGCGAATCCACGAGATTTTTAGCGTGGCATCGTAATAATCAATATTGTCCTTTTGAACCACATTTTCGGCATGCTCGTAAATATTGTAGCTTTTTATTACGCTGTTTCCCGAAAGAAACGAAATGATTTTCCCTGAAAGTTTTTGCAAGGTATCCATTCTTGCGTGTGTGTTTTTAACCATCACTTTCATTCCATAACGAACAATTATAAAAACAACCACCATCGGAATTACACAATACAAGGTCAGCATGGGTGATAATTTCCACATCATGTATGGCGTAAGCGACAAGGATAACAGGATGTTGCCGATTTGTAAAATTCCAAATCCGGTAATCATTCGCACCCCATTAATATCATTATTCACTCGCGAAATAATATTCCCGGTTGAGTTTTTATCGTAATAATCTTTCCCGAACGAGGCCAGTTTTTGAAACATTTCGCCTTTTAATTGTCGTTCAATTAGGCGGGCCGGGAAAAATATCAAAATCCGTGATAATGTTCTCACCAAAATCAACCCTGCGGCCAAACCTACAATAATCAATACATTTTTATGAAACTCAGCTTCATTTCCGGCACGACCAGCGGCTATCAGGTCGATGGTTTTCTGAATAAAACCGGGAATCGTAATCGAAGTCCAGACAGTAAGTATCAGAAAGATAATTCCTCCTGTGTACCACCACCGGTATTGATGCGTATATTTTAATAAGAATTTAAGTTTCGATAACATGATTCCTGTTTTTGCCGTTTAGGCGTCAATATATTTTTGCATTTGCTCGTTTTGCCAGTTGTACACCAATTCCGGTAAAGTCTCGTTGCCCTCGTGGTAGCGTTTCAAAAGTTTTTCTGCCACAGTAATTCCGCTTTCGGTAATTTCGCGAACCGGAGCCAAAAACCGGCTTTCATCTTCCGAGCATCTAACCTTCGCACGACGCGTAAGCCCTTTGGTGGCAATGCGGCAAATTTGTTTTGCAATTGTTCCGGCGTGCAGATTGTTACTTTCGGCATTCAGCGCTTTTACCGGTACCTGGGCACGAAGCTCCTGCATGGTGTCAACGTCCCATTTCGAAATAAGTTCATCGGCTTCTGCCAGACTTTCACCATCGTACAACAAGCCAACCCACAAAGCCGAAACCGCTGCAATGTGCGATACACAACTCGCATCGGCACCCCGCATTTCAATAAACTGTTTGAGTCGTACATCCGGGAAAATAGTGGAAACATGATTTTCCCAGTCTTCCTGAGTTGGCCTTAGCGAATGCTTGCCCTCAAAAAATCCACGAAAGGTAAGTCCGTTTGCCGCAATATATTCCCCGTCGCGTAAAATGTAATACATCGGCACATCCAGCAAATAGTCAACCCAACGCTCAAACCCGAAGCCCTCATCAAAAACAAATGGTAAAAAACCACAGCGATCCGGATCGGTATGGTTCCAGATATGCGAACGGTACGATAAATAGCCGTTGGCT
It contains:
- a CDS encoding ABC transporter ATP-binding protein; this encodes MSTGKNNIIKNVDWKLFRKFAGYFKPHKKWFFLSLASIPVTTGAGILFLWLIEDIIDNYIVPGNVDGLIRQTIFLAVALILNILFDGVYSYSFSKAGGLAVVDLRRRLFGKSLRFPLSYFDKKPIGVTLSRLTSDMESVSDSFAAGVLGLLADSIKTLALVGYLFYINWRLTLVLLLVVPVIILVINFLRKKIRKAYNTSRTSLAKSAAYLQEALTGMKTVQLFAAEDKVLNKYDNLNKEFCDAQNKSNVYDSFLYSIVEGITSVATALVIWYGAIQIWDYGYTLGILIVFVTTLERLFIPVKQFAQQISTIQRAMSALEHISELFEQQVEDPAAESAETVPEAIALQEIEFKNVSFRYSEDTPDVLKDISFKLQKGDRLALVGTTGSGKSTIIRLLAKTYTGYRGSIKINGIELSDIPIGQVRETISIMQQDIYMFNDTVEFNISLGRKSISQSDVEQSASFVYANYFIDQLPDKYQFVIQDNGDNLSKGQAQLISFARAIAGNSELIILDEATSAVDSITEQYIQKAIANIFSKKTVIAVAHRLSTIKNSNMILVLEDGQIIERGNHEQLLKFGGKYARLLHQFEEEEQQT
- a CDS encoding glutamate--cysteine ligase; protein product: MTEKEKKIEINHKSQLIDYFELGSKPPEKWGIGTENEKFLFRRRDFGRLRFEQDGGILKILNKMQQDGWAPILENDIAIGLRKNGASITLEPGGQFELSGDNFSTIHETYRETKKHFQELNTISQQYDFFSLPMGVDPLTDVTDVPWVPKERYRWMRNYMPTRGELGLHMMTNTASTQVNLDFGNESDMVKKMRVSQALQAVVTAIFANSPFSAGKANGYLSYRSHIWNHTDPDRCGFLPFVFDEGFGFERWVDYLLDVPMYYILRDGEYIAANGLTFRGFFEGKHSLRPTQEDWENHVSTIFPDVRLKQFIEMRGADASCVSHIAAVSALWVGLLYDGESLAEADELISKWDVDTMQELRAQVPVKALNAESNNLHAGTIAKQICRIATKGLTRRAKVRCSEDESRFLAPVREITESGITVAEKLLKRYHEGNETLPELVYNWQNEQMQKYIDA
- a CDS encoding ABC transporter ATP-binding protein, encoding MLSKLKFLLKYTHQYRWWYTGGIIFLILTVWTSITIPGFIQKTIDLIAAGRAGNEAEFHKNVLIIVGLAAGLILVRTLSRILIFFPARLIERQLKGEMFQKLASFGKDYYDKNSTGNIISRVNNDINGVRMITGFGILQIGNILLSLSLTPYMMWKLSPMLTLYCVIPMVVVFIIVRYGMKVMVKNTHARMDTLQKLSGKIISFLSGNSVIKSYNIYEHAENVVQKDNIDYYDATLKISWIRSFVIPLLGNLGQILKIIIFFVGGMYVINGKFTIGQLTEYIAYAALLAHPIMGLGWVLTVFQQGFVGISSIQTIMDREGIDDERKTLPETKKQELFKDGIHVRNLNYTYHNGDKPVLKDISFSIKPGQIVGITGKVGSGKTTLIQCLNGYLRPGEGQIFYGDVDADSIRSEDIRSVVNTVSQEVFLFSDSIENNIGLTSDKTIDEKRFDDVIYKSAFADELLRFPKKGKTMVGEKGIMLSGGQKQRISLARALYTQGQLLILDDVFSAVDTDTERFLIKQIVENHAVKSLVVISNRVSVLEKTDFTIVLEDGKMAAIGNHQELLKQSDFYRDISKLQQEGETKKEKV